In Caldilineales bacterium, a single genomic region encodes these proteins:
- a CDS encoding SDR family oxidoreductase: MKVQDKIIVVSGGGNGIGRELVLRLLTKGAHVAAVDINAARLQETAEVAGGKKDRLSLHVANVADRAAVEALPEQVMAKHGAVDGLFNVAGIIQPFVRINDLEYAAIERVMNVNFYGTLYMVKTFLPHLLKRPEAHIANISSMGGFLPVPGQGIYGASKAAVKLMTEALHSELANTNVRVTVIFPGAIGTNIANNSGVGNTLTAPSDPERQSIKPLAPSKAAEIIVKGVERDDYEILVGRDSALMNFIYRVSSKRAARFISRQMASLLPD; this comes from the coding sequence ATGAAAGTACAAGACAAGATCATCGTCGTCAGCGGCGGCGGGAACGGTATCGGGCGCGAGTTAGTGCTGCGCCTGCTGACCAAAGGCGCGCACGTCGCCGCGGTGGACATCAACGCAGCGCGACTGCAGGAAACCGCAGAAGTCGCGGGTGGGAAAAAGGACAGACTCTCCCTGCACGTCGCCAACGTCGCCGATCGCGCCGCGGTGGAAGCGCTGCCCGAGCAGGTCATGGCCAAACACGGCGCGGTGGATGGGCTTTTCAACGTGGCCGGCATCATCCAACCCTTCGTCCGCATCAATGATCTTGAATACGCCGCCATCGAGCGCGTGATGAACGTCAACTTTTACGGCACGCTCTACATGGTCAAAACATTCCTGCCGCATCTGCTCAAACGCCCCGAAGCACACATCGCCAACATCTCCAGCATGGGCGGGTTTCTCCCCGTGCCGGGACAGGGCATCTACGGCGCGTCGAAGGCGGCGGTCAAGCTGATGACCGAGGCGCTACATTCCGAACTTGCGAACACCAACGTACGGGTAACGGTCATCTTCCCCGGGGCTATCGGCACGAACATCGCCAACAACTCCGGCGTAGGGAACACGCTCACCGCGCCGAGCGATCCGGAACGCCAGTCCATCAAGCCGCTCGCGCCCAGCAAGGCGGCCGAGATCATCGTCAAGGGCGTCGAACGGGACGATTACGAGATTTTGGTCGGGCGCGACTCGGCGCTCATGAACTTCATCTACCGCGTCAGTTCCAAACGCGCGGCGAGGTTCATCTCAAGGCAAATGGCGTCGCTGTTGCCAGACTGA